From Candidatus Bathyarchaeota archaeon:
CATTGGAATTCCAAAAGCAGCAGTCTTGCCCGTTCCGGTCTGAGCCTGCCCAATGACATCTTTGCCTTTTAACAACGGGATTATCGCTTGGGCCTGAATCGGAAAAAGATTATCGAATTCAAGCTCTTCAATCCCCTTCATCACTTCTGAACTCAACGGTAAATCCTTAAAGTATTCCACTTGCATACGTTTCGTTATTCCTATCACAGATATTTTTCATGAGTCTTAAAAGCTTTCAAAAGCTTCTTAAATTAAGCATGAGTTAATGTGACAACTCCATTAAACCCCATCACTCTATAAAAGAGTTTGCCAAGGCCGCGGGAATTCCCGCGTATACATTGAGACATTTTAGGTCATGGACTTGTGGCGCCGCCGGTAGCATGCACGTG
This genomic window contains:
- a CDS encoding DEAD/DEAH box helicase; its protein translation is MQVEYFKDLPLSSEVMKGIEELEFDNLFPIQAQAIIPLLKGKDVIGQAQTGTGKTAAFGIPM